ACAGGTAAATAATCCATTCCAGAATCCGTCCGTGTAGCTCAACACGGTCTTTACCATTTCCTCATCACCAACTGCTGTGAAATTTTCTCGGACATTTTTTAACTGCTTCGCTAATTCAAGACGCACACTGTCACTAGTCTTGTCATGGCTAGGCTCCAAAATCGCGGCAATCGACTTGATGGGCTGCATCCATCGTCTTACGTTCATATAAAGGTCAGTGAACAGGTTTACTTTGCTGATTATTCTGAACAGAGGTTCTAGGAGTGAAGTCCCCCTTTTTAGCCAGGCACCTTTGCAGAGATTCCTGAATGGCTTTCGCATTTTCGTATATAAGCATCCCAGGTAGGTTAAGTGGTGGATCCCCATCCTCCAGCAACAATGAACGGATGGCTGCGATATACTCTTTTGCAACTTCGGATTCGAGGCAAGCATTTTTATCCGCTTTTTTCTCCACGTCCCGTATACCACGAAGATTTTTCTTAACGGATTTCTTGAGCTTTCGGTCAAGATCAACGACAGGCTTCGCAATGTCCTTTAAGTAGTGAAATTGACAGTACTGATAAGGAACATCTGGTAAAAGCCTTTCCATTGCCATCCGAATCGACCTCTGTCCGTCACTTACAATTCCAATGATGGGATAGCCTAATTCAATGATCGGCAAGATCAATGTTTCAAGATCGGCGGCAGAACTGCTTTTCATATTTTGAGCAGCCAAAATTGTACCGCTTAATACCTCACGGATAACGTAAAGAGTTTCATTTCCCTTTTCGGGCTGGACACCATCCATTGATAGAATGATTCCACCGTGTTCATTAACGACCGGCTGTAGTACCTCCCGAACTTGGTCAGTCACACTAGCACGTAGGAGTGTTAAGTACCTTTCGTACAACATTTGAACGTTTCTGTCGGAAGTCTTGACGCCCCGTCCGTTTAATTCATCCGCAATTTCCTGACGAGTCTTATGATGTTTGAACCGTAGTTCTCCGACAAGCGCAAGTACATCAAATCCATATGATGAATGCTTCATGCTAAGCATTTCTGCTTCCGCAGAACGGTAAACCGTGCTCGCGTGAGGGCATTGAGGATTACAGCAACGATATCCAATACTCCAGGCACGAATTACACCTTGAAGCGTTGATATGTTCTTTTTCCATACAGTGTGGCAAAAACGGAGACCTGACCGGCAATGAGGGCACGACTTAATTTCTGGACGGAAATATACAGTTTTTTCTGGTGCAATTCGGTTCTTAGTTAGCATGACCAACCTCCACATCTCGGCGCATACACCTTCGACATGGAGGTACAGCCTTCCTATGCGTTAATTATTCCGCCGTAGAAAAAAAGAGTGGCATCGATCCGGACAAGGAGTGAGCGTACGTCCATGGTGGAGCGAGAGAACGAAAAGGTTCCCCTGCGTACCCAAGCTCATCTCCTGAGCCTAAGCCGATCCAGCCTCTATTATAAGCCCGTGCAGCCGTCGGAAGATGAGGTAAGACTGAAGCATCAGATCGATGAAATATACACTGCACACCCGACTTATGGCAGCCGTAAAATCGTGCACATGTTGCGACGTGAAGGTTGGGAAGTAAACCGGAAGCGTGTACAGCGCTGCATGCGGGAGATGGGCATCGAAGCAATTTATCCAGGCCCAAACCTGAGCAAACGCAACCTGAAGCACAAGATTTACCCGTACTTGTTGCGCAATGTGACACCAAGTTATCCGAATCACGTCTGGGGAATCGACATTACCTATATCCGCCTCAAACACGGATGGATGTACCTGGTAGCGGTGATTGACTGGTACTCACGCTATGTCGTGAGCTGGCAATTGGATGACACCCTTGAAATGCCATTCGTTCTGACTGCAGTCCGCTCAGCCTTACGCCAAGCCAAACCAGTGATTTGGAACAGCGACCAAGGTAGCCATTTCACCAGCGACCAATACACAAACCTGCTCAAAGAAGCTGGGGTCCAAATCAGTATGGACGGCAAAAACAGGGCACTCGACAACATCATCACCGAGCGCTTCTGGAGGACGTTGAAGTATGACCACGTCTATCTACAAGAGTACAACAGCCCAAAGGAAGCCAGACAACAGATTGGCAAATTCATTAATGAGTACAACTACGACCGCCCACACCAATCACTCGGATATCTGACACCGGCTGAAATCTATTTCCAAGAGGGTCGAAATGCATTACACCCTCCCAATGCTATCTGAAAAATCAGTAATAAGACTTCATAACTTAAACTAAAAAATCAGTGTCTTGACAAAGGGGTCCACCTTACATCTTCATCGTCGATATCTATATGACGGTTTTTGCAATCTGGTATTTTGAACTTGACACCAATTGGTGTTATGATATCAACATGACACCTTTTGGTGTTGATATCGGACAGTCGAGGAGGCATTTGAAGTGGGACAGAGTACATTAAATGAATTGCCAGAAATCAGGAAGACGACTGTATTAAATGCACCCATTCAGAAGGTGTGGAAAGCAGTTGCAACATCAGAGGGGATAGCGGGATGGTTCATGCCGAATACTTTCGAACCTGTGTTAGGAAATGAATTTATCCTTCATGCCGGGCCGTATGGAGACTCGCCATGCAAAGTAACGCAACTGGATCCCCCAAATGTTGTTGGTTTTGATTGGGATGAGGACTGGCACATTGTCTTTCAACTTAGGGAACTTGGAGAGGGTAAAACAGAATTTACGCTGATTCACTCTGGATGGGGTGCAGACAAGGTCACTAGGTTCGGCCAAGCGCATTCGGTTGTTCGTGGAATTATGGACACCGGATGGGACAAAAAGGTCAAACAGACGCTACCTGCATATATCGAGGCGTAGACTATGCCGGCAACCCAGTCCAAGCACGACGTGTTTCAGGCAATTGCCGATCCTACTCGCCGAAGTCTGTTGAGACTGCTTGCTGACAAGGAAATGTCTATTGCATCCATTACGGAATGTTTCCCAATTACGCGAACTGCCGTCAACAAGCATTTGCAAGTACTGTCTGATGCGGGTCTTGTTAAACGTCACAAGATTGGGAGAGAGACTCGCTACAAGATGCGCCCGGAGCCGTTGGTTGAAGTAACCGAGTGGATTTCTTATTTTGAGAAGTATTGGGACGAGAAGTTGGATGCACTCATGCAGTACGTGGAATCTGATGACGAGTAAATTTTACACAGGACGCGAGAAGCAGATGAGTGCCTCTCGCTTTTTTACGATCATCTTTCAGCAGTTAGTACTTTGGTCTAGCCGCGAAGAACAATTCGTTGTACAGCACTAGTTTGCGAAAACGGCGAAGTACGTTCGTTTCGAACCGATGACTGTGAAACATGTCTAAGTATCCCTGTTCGTCCCGAATGTACTTGCCTTTGTCGAGATTTTTCATACACCAATTGCTGGCCCGGGACTGTTCGCGCAAGCACGGCTCCATAACTAGAATCTTCCCATCAGGCTTGAGTATCCGACGGAATTCCCGGATGTACTCGGATACTTCCCGTGAGGAAATGTGATGTAAGACGGCAACAATTAGGATACAATCAACATACTCAGTTGGCGTTGGTAACGCTCCACCGTTGAAGTGGACGAATCGATATTGCGGGTATATTTGTGAAGCGAACTTCACCCTTTTAGGACAGATCTCAAGGCCGATATATTTATCGGGATCGGCTAATTGGCAATTCGATCCGACTCCTGACCCAAAATCCATTACGATCTGATTCTGGAGTTGGAAGTGCCGATTGATAACATTGTGAATATATCGCTTAGTCCACAACGGCGGCCGAACGAGCAAGTGGTACAACTGAGGAGACAATTCCAT
This is a stretch of genomic DNA from Alicyclobacillus dauci. It encodes these proteins:
- a CDS encoding SRPBCC family protein encodes the protein MGQSTLNELPEIRKTTVLNAPIQKVWKAVATSEGIAGWFMPNTFEPVLGNEFILHAGPYGDSPCKVTQLDPPNVVGFDWDEDWHIVFQLRELGEGKTEFTLIHSGWGADKVTRFGQAHSVVRGIMDTGWDKKVKQTLPAYIEA
- a CDS encoding ArsR/SmtB family transcription factor, encoding MPATQSKHDVFQAIADPTRRSLLRLLADKEMSIASITECFPITRTAVNKHLQVLSDAGLVKRHKIGRETRYKMRPEPLVEVTEWISYFEKYWDEKLDALMQYVESDDE
- a CDS encoding transposase, coding for MLTKNRIAPEKTVYFRPEIKSCPHCRSGLRFCHTVWKKNISTLQGVIRAWSIGYRCCNPQCPHASTVYRSAEAEMLSMKHSSYGFDVLALVGELRFKHHKTRQEIADELNGRGVKTSDRNVQMLYERYLTLLRASVTDQVREVLQPVVNEHGGIILSMDGVQPEKGNETLYVIREVLSGTILAAQNMKSSSAADLETLILPIIELGYPIIGIVSDGQRSIRMAMERLLPDVPYQYCQFHYLKDIAKPVVDLDRKLKKSVKKNLRGIRDVEKKADKNACLESEVAKEYIAAIRSLLLEDGDPPLNLPGMLIYENAKAIQESLQRCLAKKGDFTPRTSVQNNQQSKPVH
- a CDS encoding class I SAM-dependent methyltransferase — encoded protein: MELSPQLYHLLVRPPLWTKRYIHNVINRHFQLQNQIVMDFGSGVGSNCQLADPDKYIGLEICPKRVKFASQIYPQYRFVHFNGGALPTPTEYVDCILIVAVLHHISSREVSEYIREFRRILKPDGKILVMEPCLREQSRASNWCMKNLDKGKYIRDEQGYLDMFHSHRFETNVLRRFRKLVLYNELFFAARPKY